The following coding sequences lie in one Heteronotia binoei isolate CCM8104 ecotype False Entrance Well chromosome 6, APGP_CSIRO_Hbin_v1, whole genome shotgun sequence genomic window:
- the LOC132574332 gene encoding uncharacterized protein F54H12.2-like has translation MAFIHCGSEECVKSELDLFQIAPTQTCIEKSLYIEVPPLSALTGSAPLEFYIAGNGEDYIDLNNTLLYAKCKITREDGTDLPADARVALVNYPIASIFSQLDVTVGDRLISQSNNCYPYRAMIETLLNYSGETLATQFSAGGFYKDTAGHHESTILANPVNKGFAKRAELTAESRVIDLLGHLHADLFFQEKLLLNGVDVKIKLTRSRDAFCLMSGAGDAARFKLQLDSASLFVKKVRVSPVVRLAHAEALMTSTAKYPVDRVSMKVFSISAGARVSNQDNLFLGQLPKMVVMALVDNDAFSGSFTKNPFHFKDYNINFAALYVDGEQIPPKPFQPDFAAGNNVREYMSLVQTAGKHLQDRPLLIDRDEYRNGYTLFAFDLSPDQECADHYSLIKTGNLRAEIRFADALPQTVNLIVYGVFDNVIEINQNRNVLFDYM, from the coding sequence ATGGCGTTCATACACTGCGGCTCGGAAGAGTGTGTGAAGTCGGAGCTCGATCTGTTCCAGATAGCCCCGACACAAACATGCATCGAGAAAAGTCTGTATATCGAAGTCCCACCCCTATCAGCCCTTACGGGGTCCGCACCTCTAGAGTTCTACATAGCCGGCAACGGGGAAGATTACATCGATTTAAACAATACACTTCTCTACGCGAAATGCAAAATTACTCGAGAAGACGGCACGGACCTCCCTGCTGACGCTAGAGTGGCGCTGGTGAACTACCCTATAGCATCCATATTCAGTCAGCTGGATGTGACGGTCGGAGACCGGCTGATCAGCCAGAGCAATAATTGCTACCCCTATAGGGCGATGATTGAAACTCTGCTCAATTACAGCGGGGAAACCCTAGCCACACAATTTTCAGCGGGTGGTTTTTATAAGGATACGGCTGGCCACCACGAGTCCACCATCCTGGCAAACCCCGTCAACAAGGGATTTGCCAAGAGAGCAGAACTAACGGCCGAGAGCAGGGTGATAGACCTTTTAGGGCATCTCCACGCGGACCTATTTTTTCAAGAAAAACTGCTACTAAACGGGGTGGATGTGAAAATCAAACTAACCCGCAGCAGGGACGCCTTCTGCTTGATGAGCGGCGCGGGAGACGCTGCACGTTTTAAGCTACAGTTGGATTCGGCCTCTCTCTTTGTGAAAAAAGTGAGGGTGTCCCCGGTTGTCCGACTGGCCCATGCTGAAGCGCTGATGACCTCCACAGCAAAATACCCCGTGGACCGTGTCAGCATGAAAGTGTTCAGTATCTCTGCAGGAGCCCGTGTAAGCAACCAAGACAACTTGTTTTTGGGGCAGCTCCCCAAAATGGTGGTCATGGCTCTGGTGGACAATGACGCTTTCAGCGGCAGCTTCACCAAAAACCCTTTCCACTTTAAAGATTACAACATTAACTTTGCGGCCCTATATGTGGATGGTGAGCAGATCCCCCCCAAACCCTTCCAGCCCGACTTTGCCGCCGGGAACAACGTGAGAGAATACATGAGTTTAGTGCAAACAGCGGGGAAGCATCTTCAGGATAGGCCGCTCTTGATAGATCGTGACGAGTATCGGAACGGGTACACTCTGTTCGCCTTTGACCTCTCCCCCGATCAGGAATGTGCAGACCATTACTCCCTGATCAAAACGGGAAACCTGAGAGCCGAAATACGCTTTGCGGACGCGCTCCCCCAAACTGTGAATTTGATCGTGTACGGGGTGTTTGACAACGTCATCGAGATCAACCAAAACCGCAACGTGCTCTTtgactatatgtaa